The Raphanus sativus cultivar WK10039 chromosome 2, ASM80110v3, whole genome shotgun sequence DNA segment CACTGGACTGTATACTTCTCCTCCGTATGATATCAAACTTGCTCCATGCACTAAACCGACTTCTGTGAACAATGATTTTGGCCAGTATCCAACATTTTCATCGAACACCCCCAACCACCAATCTCCTGTTTTACTATCCTGCTTAGACAGAGAGCATTGTTGCATATACAGCTTGCTAATTTGGACCTTACAAATTTACTATAGAATTAAGCTTTCAAAAGATTGAATATGAGGAATCTGGTGGTACCTGAAAGATGCTGATTTCTATTTCATATTGTTTGCCACCGTATGTAGAAACTGGTTCAAGAAGGTAGCCAAGCGGGATTTTGGTGCTCACTTGGACAAAACCAGGGCATAATGTATTGAAGCAACCTGTCTTGGTAAATCCATCTGCCTGTTTACAAACAAAGAATAGACTGATAATACTTTACGACAAAGACATCATGAGTGTGGGAAAAGTCAAGATGTTCTTCATGAAGACATAGGTTTTGGAGAACGTACAGTCCAGTAGGTGAATAAGCGACTGTGATTCTTGTTTAGCCACTGGTACACCTGAGGGACATCATAATAAATGTAAACTGATGAATGCAATCAGAGAAAGCAACCGGGAAATGCAACATATCCTGACTTACTGTCAATCCAGCTCTAACTTTTCACATTTTAACATTGATTTaagaattaatataaattaatgagtgcagtttcataaaaaaatataagaaacacACACAAGATTCTGACTTACTATCCATCCAGCTCTAATGCTTTGAAAACGTTCATAAGTGCCTGTGGCGACAAGCATACTGGCAGAACTGATCTGAGTGGGTGAAACTTCTGGTTCCCAAATGTTAAGGTTTGCCTTTCCTCCATAATTGTCATGTTTGAACTCACCCACGGCAAACTAGTATACAACGAGAACAAATGAGAAGAAAGAGTGGTAAAGTTAAATGCTCTGAATGAGAAAATGCTAAGTGAAAGAGAAGATAATGAATTGGCTAATGGTTAATACATGATAACCAGTTAAGTCGATGTTATTGCGCTTTGAAGAAACATATCTTGAATATTTGGACCCCATGGATTTTAGACGGTGAGCTTGTATAACATCTTCACGTGTGATCCTCTTAACAACCACTGTACCAAGTGGACACCTTATCCCATCTTGTCCAAACGGAAGAGAATCACCATTATTTGAATTGTTTACGGCCCATTTAGATGTACTTGTAGGCCTCAACTGCACATCATAGTTTCAATCCATTCacatgataatatattttaggaatttCTATTAGCGTCTTGAAGTAGCGAACTTCTTAAAAACCTGAACAGAATGGATCTTGAGCATAGGATGATCAAATGCTAGCTGTTTGTTAATGTCGATGCAATCCAATATATCACCATGTTCCGTCTGTCGAAATGCAAAGAAATAAATATGATGTAATCTAGAAACAAAGTGATTATGGTCGCATAAACAAGCCAAATTGATGAACATAATATCAAATATGGTTTTGGAAAGGCTATAACTTACCTGGAAGCTTTTGATTGCAGGTTTATTGACATAGTTTAGTAGTCTCTCTAGCTCCTTTTCATTGTCTTCCGCTAGTATTTTTCTGTGACTCTCAGCGACAAGAATGAGAACTAGTACCGAAAAAGTTAGCAGAGGTAACTTATCAAAAGAAATCATGGCTCTTATGACTGACTGACTATCTTTACCAAAAGTTTAATGAAGCACAACAATTATATACGGTATCAATAGTTTGAGACCATTGATACCTACGAGGCACCTACGCCATGATTGACAATTGTCTCTTCCTAAATCTCTTTGTGaggattcttttttttttggacaaactcTTTGTGAGGATTCTTAACTGAGTTCATTAAAGAGCCAACTGtgagatattttttaaaaaattaataatttcttaaaCTGTAAAAAAGAAGCACACCCTTTGTTTCAATTTTGTAACTTGTTTTGGTAAATATTAGTTTGTCtttttctaattaaataaaaataatatctaaaataaattatactttaGTTTACTACGACGTGATTGGCATTGACTCTCTATAGTTAACGTCGTCATTGTTCTCTTCCTCATCGCAATTTACTACGTTGGTTGTTGCGCGTTTATAAACGCCAAACGCCCTCAACATTATGGTTTTCCTTACGGACGTTACGGCATGTCCAAGTCTCGACCCGGTTGGGAACGGTCCTGGTGAGATcaattgtttatttattttattgaaagtCCTTTCCTCTCATATATTATTGATATGCAACTAATGAAGTATATTTCTTTTGTGGAAAGGTCGAGGTAGTGGCATGGTAGAGATTGGTATTACTAGAACTTCTAGTCTAGAAGTATATTTAAGTAATGTGTTTTCAAGTTCGTGACTGAACACATGGCctctaatttataaatacatattgtAGATAGAGCCTGTTTTTTGTTAATGAAATtgctacttttttttgtttttgttgaaaataatcAGATAAGCTAAGAGGTGATAGTAACAGTGTCAACAATgtggaaaagaaaacaaaatcaagagTTAACTTTGTCAATGGAAGTTAAGTGGaattcagttacaaaaaaaaaagtcaagtgGAATCGTATTACGCAGCAACATGTTTAATTTAGCATACTGGATAAGACATAGTAAATCATAAGGAGTCGAGTAGAAAATAGTCAAATGGGTTCTCTTTGGGCTAGTCATGAAGGAGGGCATTAAGTTGAGGCCCATCAAGATATAAAACTAGtgctattaaaaaaatagaaatgtcTATTAGCACTCGTCCCACATCGGAAGTCTTGAGATAAACACTCCTCTTTCGCGTAGTATAAAATAAGATGTACGTCGAACATTGATAGGTACTTACCTGGACGGGGTCGACTCTTGATCAAGAAGATGAGTGGCCTAAGCTAGTGACCTCCATTGCACATATTGGAGGGGTGCTTAACTTAAGGTCTCCCCAAGTGGGAGAGCCTGCGTCATTATTTGTGGCAGTTGGGGCCTGCGTCCGCGCGGCCCCTACCAATTTTAATAGTTCAATTTTGTGAGATGGCACCCTAGAGCAGCTTGTATGTAGTAGGATTGCCTTCAACATGGGCTTGAGCGCGAAATGCTAAAGAAACATTTTCATAGACAAAATGTTGGTCCGAGAGGTCCGAGATCCTTCCTGATTTACCCAACCTGTTGATGAATGTGTCTGTCCAATTATAGGTTCAACGATACAGGAAAGCTAATCTTAGCCATAGTTggagaaaacaaattaatttgcaaggcagagagagagatgtttcGGTGAAACTCTAGTTTCTTCCTAATGTTGTAACCATATTATTTTCTGTGTGATTATCTAAAGCTTGATGAGCTCTATGATTAGTATTGGCAACCCAAACCACTGATATGGGGTGTTCTAATGTTGTTCTTTTCCACATAGACTTTGTAAGAGATTATTAGAACAGTCTCATTGTCTTTCGTCAATAGTTTAGTCTACACATGAAAAACAGTGAGAACAACTAGGATTTTCAAATTTGCCTTTGACATCCCACTTTGGAAACTCTCTGAGACAGTAGCTATCACTTTGTACGGTACTAATAAGACAGAAGGTGGAAGCTGAAAATATAAATACCTGGACGGGCACCAACAGATCTTCAATATTATTAGCTAAAGGTCTCTCCAAGTAGGGGGATCCTGCTCATTATTTTGTGTTCCGTGGGGACgttttgtaaaatccataaaaatggaaactttgcGACTTTTTGTTCCAAAGGTGTGACGTGACTTAAAAGCTCAGTCGACTTGGATTTGCACATTTGTAAACCTTTCTTCTCCACTTACGTGACGTGAGAGTCTTCTTCTTATCTTCTCATCGCTTTCTATTCTTCTTTTACTGAAAAgtaatcacttttttttttttaaagtaatcaCATTTCACATATGAACAAAACGTCACtaataaatcaaaagaaatttatttaaaaaaaaacaaaactcttCTCAACCACTCGAGAAGAAAACGTTAACAGCTATCTCTCTCACACTGTGCGTGTTGATCTTCTATTGTGTTCTCTCGACTTCCCAGAGAAGGAAAAGATGTGGTTTTTCGGATCGAAAGGAGCATCTGGATTCTCGGCTCGTTCCACAGCAGAAGAAGTCACACATGGTGTCGACGGAACTGGCCTCACTGCCATTGTCACAGGTTTCTTCTCTCTATCAAAACCCCTTCACTTCACACATGGACTTGTCTTTTGTCTAAAGCTGTTGACTTTCCTATAATTTCCCCCCATGTTGTGTCTTCTCTGATTCTCTCTTTGAATTGATTTTCACCTGTAGTCTcaagttctgtttttttttcccttGGGTCAGTGTTTGAAagttgtcttctttttttttgggggggggggggagtggGGGGGATGGGGGTGGGGGGGTGGGGTTGGGTGAATTCAATTTTAAACAAGTGCTCGtagtaacatatatatactcTGTTTCAGCTTATTCATATCACTATGAAATGCTCTGTATCAGACTATCATATGGTATTGAAGTAGCTTTGGAACTATCATGGACTTGTTTGGTTCATTTAAGgttgtctttttttgtttttgtggttttatgtttttactCAGGAGCATCGAGTGGTATAGGAGTGGAGACAGCGCGTGTTCTTGCACTGCGTGGTGTGCACGTTGTCATGGCGGTGAGGAACACTGGCTCTGGTGCTAAAGTCAAAGAAGATATCGTCAACCGTGTCCCTGGAGCTAAACTAGATGTCATGGAGTTAGATCTCAGCTCTATGGACTCTGTCAGGAAGTTTGCTTCTGATTACAAATCATCTGGTCGTCCTCTCAACCTCTTGATGTAAGCTATCCAAAAACACCCTGGTTAGTTCTTGTTTTTGAGTTCTATTTAACTTCTTGAATTTTAACTCAATCTTGCAAGCAACAACGCTGGGATAATGGCATGTCCTTTTATGCTCTCTAAGGACAACATCGAGCTGCAATTCGCGACCAACCATTTAGGTCAGTTAGAGAACCAAACCAAGGTTATATAGCGTTGTCCTAAGTTTTTTAGTCTCATCATTAGTTTGTGGATCCAAACATGTTTCAGGTCATTTTCTGTTGACAAAGCTTCTGCTTGATACAATGAAGAACACACATCACGCGAGAGCAAGAGGGAAGGCAGGATTGTGAATCTATCATCAGAAGCTCATCGGTTCTCGTATCCACAAGGAGTCCGCTTTGATAAGATCAACGACCAGTCAAGGTATTATTAACGGTGAAACCAAATACTCTATTAATCCTTTACTTGGGAATGTAACATTCTTTATTGGTTAATCTCCACTGCAGTTACAGTAGTATGCGAGCTTATGGACAATCTAAACTCTGCAACGTTTTGCACGCAAACGAGCTTGCAAAGCAACTGAAGGTAACTGAAACAACATAAAGGGGATCTCTATATGTCTCCATGGTTATGTTGACTCAGCAGGTATGAATGTAAACAGGAAGATGGAGTCAATATAACAGCAAACTCACTTCATCCAGGAGCCATTATGACAAATCTTGGGCGCTACTTCAACAGCTATTTGGCTGGTTAACTTCTTTCTTCTGATTCCACGTTCACCATCTCTACATATACTTTTGATTTGCTTCTGATCATCTCTCTCACCGGCTTGATGCAGGAGCTGTTGGTGCAGTGGCTAAATATGTTCTCAAGACTGTTCCTCAGGTATGCTTCTAAACCTCACACTAACAACCAAATGAATTATAAACCGGTCACAAGGCTTTTCGGTTAAAGTTAGGAGAGAACTATAGCTGGTTAAAGATGAGCTGGTTTAGGTTTAGGTGTTGATTTGTCATGTCTTTGACTTTGCAGGGGGCGGCGACGACTTGCTACGTGGCATTGAATCCTCAGGTTACAGGAGTTACAGGGGAATACTTCTTGGATAGCAACATTGCTAAACCGTTATCACTTGCCAAAGATTCAGAGTTGGCCAAGAAGGTTTGGGAGTTCAGCACTAAGCTTACCGAGGCCCAGTCAGGAGAAAGTAGTTCTTGAAACTAGAATGTTCAGTGAATCTTTACGTTGTGATTTCTATTTGAGTATTTACCAAagtaaataaaatgtaataacaaATCTGAATCATCTCAACTCTGCAAAATGTTGGTTTAGTTCTGGTTCTAACCGGTTTGGTTTCTAGCTTTCACCAAAGCTATCCTTGGTAGCAGAGAGACCTAAAAAAaggttaaaatatttgtaacaatCATGAGAAAGATGTTAAAGACAACTTTTGAATTCAAACAAAAGAAGCTATGAGGAGACAATACTGTCAATACATTAATAAAGAGACatcaaaaatgaaaatcaatgaggatattagtttattttaaattacactGTAATAATTCTTCTTGCCAAATTaactttttgagtttttaattaATCTTTTGTGTTTAGACTGAAGCATTAACGTGCAGGTTTGTCGA contains these protein-coding regions:
- the LOC108825111 gene encoding LOW QUALITY PROTEIN: short-chain dehydrogenase TIC 32, chloroplastic (The sequence of the model RefSeq protein was modified relative to this genomic sequence to represent the inferred CDS: deleted 2 bases in 1 codon), which gives rise to MWFFGSKGASGFSARSTAEEVTHGVDGTGLTAIVTGASSGIGVETARVLALRGVHVVMAVRNTGSGAKVKEDIVNRVPGAKLDVMELDLSSMDSVRKFASDYKSSGRPLNLLINNAGIMACPFMLSKDNIELQFATNHLGHFLLTKLLLDTMKNTSRESKREGRIVNLSSEAHRFSYPQGVRFDKINDQSSYSSMRAYGQSKLCNVLHANELAKQLKEDGVNITANSLHPGAIMTNLGRYFNSYLAGAVGAVAKYVLKTVPQGAATTCYVALNPQVTGVTGEYFLDSNIAKPLSLAKDSELAKKVWEFSTKLTEAQSGESSS
- the LOC108839475 gene encoding uncharacterized protein LOC108839475 — encoded protein: MISFDKLPLLTFSVLVLILVAESHRKILAEDNEKELERLLNYVNKPAIKSFQTEHGDILDCIDINKQLAFDHPMLKIHSVQLRPTSTSKWAVNNSNNGDSLPFGQDGIRCPLGTVVVKRITREDVIQAHRLKSMGSKYSRYVSSKRNNIDLTGYHFAVGEFKHDNYGGKANLNIWEPEVSPTQISSASMLVATGTYERFQSIRAGWIVYQWLNKNHSRLFTYWTADGFTKTGCFNTLCPGFVQVSTKIPLGYLLEPVSTYGGKQYEIEISIFQDSKTGDWWLGVFDENVGYWPKSLFTEVGLVHGASLISYGGEVYSPVKEKSPHMGSGHLPNEGYLKAAYVNGIEVANEIDGRLSKPPISSVKPFSSTPNCYRAETKSDSKVPYDAIFYGGPGGCSV